Proteins from one Panicum virgatum strain AP13 chromosome 7K, P.virgatum_v5, whole genome shotgun sequence genomic window:
- the LOC120641025 gene encoding seed biotin-containing protein SBP65-like, whose amino-acid sequence MRAHPMRRRLVAAMMNVVAIGLVLSTLAAAGVWSPAPAPPAQPHGDHVVREGRRVVIVEYEREVQLSGEDGGTVKVKETRVLPPDALDGVEGDGEGVGGVFDGAKEVASDAAGRVAGAAAEGKERLSDATGGVLGAVKRCKDRLCGAGRKAEEAAKDAASRVQRGAEDAARGAVETVSDAKDSAENKAFDAAQRGKDAAKGAKDRAFDAAQQGKETLKSAKDKAADAAQQGKETARSAKDKITEAAGKAKEKASDVQHGAAEAAKSAKDRVSEAARHAKDGAKETVRGARDRVSDIAERAEEDAEDAAERAADTAVKAKAGEVRRNLTDIARRARGVASDAAADLLGGGGPRKAARTATAVMHLLGFATAYGTCVWVTFVSSYVLAAALPRQQLGMLQSKLYPVYFRAMAYGVGLALAAHLLGRERSSAAARAQSFNLLAALALVLANMLLLEPKATKVMFERMKVDKEESRGRDVADIADPPTVTVSTTATNAARAARAEAAADAAAPAAAARTSIPVDGAAAKAGGGDAEMSKSRVVRLSRMLKKLNGYSSLCNVLSLMCLTWHLVHLARRLQPGTAC is encoded by the exons ATGCGTGCTCACCCAATGCGACGCCGACTCGTCGCCGCCATGATGAACGTCGTGGCCATCGGGCTCGTGCTCTCGACGCTGGCCGCCGCGGGGGtctggtcgccggcgccggcgccgccggcccagcCGCACGGCGACCACGTCGTCCGGGAGGGGCGCCGCGTGGTCATCGTCGAGTACGAGCGCGAGGTCCAGCTCTCGGGCGAGGACGGCGGCACCGTCAAGGTCAAGGAGACGCGCGTCCTGCCCCCGGACGCCCTCGACGGCGtcgagggcgacggcgagggcgtggGCGGGGTCTTCGATGGAGCGAAGGAGGTGGCATCCGACGCGGCCGGCAgggtggccggcgcggcggcggagggcaagGAGCGGCTGTCAGACGCCACGGGCGGCGTCCTCGGCGCGGTCAAGCGGTGCAAGGACAGGCTCTGCGGCGCGGGCCGGAAAGCCGAGGAGGCCGCCAAGGACGCGGCGTCCCGCGTCCAGCGTGGCGCGGAGGACGCCGCGAGGGGCGCCGTGGAAACGGTGTCGGACGCCAAGGACAGCGCCGAGAACAAGGCGTTCGACGCCGCGCAGCGTGGCAAGGACGCCGCGAAGGGCGCCAAGGACAGGGCCTTCGACGCGGCGCAGCAAGGGAAGGAGACGCTGAAGAGCGCCAAGGACAAGGCGGCCGATGCGGCGCAGCAAGGGAAGGAGACAGCGAGGAGCGCCAAGGACAAGATCACCGAGGCGGCCGGAAAGGCCAAGGAGAAGGCGTCCGACGTCCAGCACGGCGCCGCCGAAGCCGCCAAGAGCGCTAAAGATCGGGTGTCCGAGGCGGCCAGGCACGCCAAGGACGGCGCCAAGGAGACCGTCCGGGGCGCCAGGGACAGGGTCTCCGACATCGCCGAGCGGGCCGAGGAGGACGCGGAGGACGCcgcggagcgcgcggcggacACGGCCGTGAAGGCGAAGGCCGGCGAGGTGCGGCGCAACCTGACGGACAtcgcgcggcgggcgcgcggcgtggcgtccgacgccgccgcggacctGCTCGGCGGGGGCGGACCCCGGAAGGCCGCGCGCACCGCGACGGCGGTGATGCACCTCCTGGGCTTCGCCACCGCCTACGGCACCTGCGTGTGGGTGACGTTCGTGTCCAGCTAcgtgctcgcggcggcgctgccccgGCAGCAGCTGGGCATGCTGCAGAGCAAGCTGTACCCGGTGTACTTCCGCGCCATGGCGTACGGCGTCGGGCTGGCGCTCGCCGCGCACCTGCTGGGCCGCGagcggagctccgccgccgcgcgcgcgcagagCTTCAACCTCCTCGCCGCGCTGGCGCTGGTCCTCGCCAACATGCTGCTCCTCGAGCCCAAGGCCACCAAG GTGATGTTCGAGAGGATGAAGGTGGATAAGGAAGAAAGCCGGGGGCGCGACGTGGCGGACATCGCCGACCCGCCGACGGTCACCGTGTCCACGACGGCGACCAACGCCGCCAGGGCGGCccgcgcagaggcggcggcagacgcggccgcgcccgcggcggcggcgcgtaccTCCATCCCcgtcgacggcgcggcggcgaaggcgggcggcggcgacgcggagaTGTCGAAGAGCAGGGTGGTGAGGCTGAGCAGGATGCTgaagaagctcaacggctactccTCCCTGTGCAACGTGCTGTCGCTCATGTGCCTCACCTGGCACCTCGTGCACCTGGCGCGCCGCCTCCAGCCGGGCACCGCCTGCTAG
- the LOC120641026 gene encoding zinc-finger homeodomain protein 8-like, which yields MMEMDQHQLSMVPYEGAGAGGGGGKYKECMRNHAAAMGGQAFDGCGEYMPSSPDQLKCAACGCHRSFHRRDAGASSSSCGGAAPPVFFRPPPAPMPALLPAPPPHYLHQHHHHHQAALQAFLPWVPAAAAPPHLALPYHPAAAAAAPWLARSGSETPPRADDFGVAGLGLGGAAGSAGGAGNGSGSGGFGRKRFRTKFTPEQKERMREFAEKQGWRIQRNDDGALERFCDEIGVKRQVLKVWMHNHKNQLASTSPAAAAGIGISPAAAGIGIRPAAPGMGTGAGDDDDDDDETDDSPPRAAVSSPSPSPISV from the coding sequence ATGATGGAGATGGACCAGCACCAGCTGAGCATGGTGCCCTACGAGGGggccggcgccgggggcggcggcggcaagtaCAAGGAGTGCATGCGCAACcacgcggcggccatgggcgggCAGGCGTTCGACGGCTGCGGCGAGTACATGCCGTCGTCGCCGGACCAGCTCAAGTGCGCGGCCTGCGGGTGCCACCGCAGCTTCCACCGCCGCGACGcgggcgcctcctcctcctcgtgcggcggcgccgcgccgcccgtgttcttccgcccgccgccggcgccgatgcCCGCGCTgcttcccgcgccgccgccgcactacctgcaccagcaccaccaccaccaccaggccGCGCTGCAGGCGTTCCTCCCTTGGgttccggcggccgcggcgccaccGCACCTCGCGCTGCCgtaccaccccgccgccgccgccgcggccccgtgGCTAGCGCGGTCCGGGTCCGagacgccgccgcgggccgacgacttcggcgtcgcgggcctcggcctcggcggcgcggcggggagcgcgggcggcgccggcaacggcagcggcagcggcggcttcGGGCGGAAGCGGTTTCGCACCAAGTTCACCCCGGAGCAGAAGGAGCGGATGCGCGAGTTCGCGGAGAAGCAGGGGTGGCGCATCCAACGGAACGACGACGGCGCCCTGGAGCGCTTCTGCGACGAGATTGGCGTCAAGCGGCAGGTGCTCAAGGTGTGGATGCACAACCACAAGAACCAGCTCGCCTccacctcccccgccgccgccgcgggcatcGGCatcagccccgccgccgcaggcatcggcatccgccccgccgccccgggcatgggcaccggcgccggcgacgacgacgacgacgacgacgagaccGACGActccccgccccgcgccgccgtctcctccccctccccgtccCCCATCAGCGTCTAG
- the LOC120640134 gene encoding putative nuclease HARBI1, producing the protein MNAIEEHDEYFVQKRNAAGTLRLSCLQKVVAAFRLLAYGVAADALDEYIRIGESTALEALRKFIVAVVEIFGQEYMRLPNEEDTARLLAIGANRGFPGMLGSIDCMHWSWKNCPTAWHGMYHGHKKEPTIILEAVASKDLWIWHSFFDMPSSHNDINVLQRSPIFARLAEGEGPQVNFNINGNNYSMGYYLADGIYPLWATFVKTIPEPQGNKKKYFAKAQEACRKDVERAFGVLQSQFAIVHGPARLWDEESLENIMRACIIMYNMIVEDERDEYTDEYDCDYDDMGEKVTISHNKRPN; encoded by the coding sequence ATGAATGCTATTGAGGAGCATGATGAATATTTTGTGCAGAAGAGGAATGCGGCTGGTACCCTAAGACTATCTTGTTTGCAGAAGGTTGTGGCAGCATTCCGACTGCTAGCTTATGGCGTCGCGGCCGATGCTTTGGACGAGTATATTCGTATTGGTGAGAGTACCGCTTTAGAAGCTTTGAGAAAGTTTATCGTGGCTGTTGTTGAAATTTTTGGACAGGAGTACATGAGATTGCCTAATGAAGAGGATACCGCTAGATTACTAGCAATTGGAGCCAACAGAGGTTTTCCTGGTATGCTTGGGTCCATAGATTGTATGCACTGGAGCTGGAAAAATTGTCCTACTGCATGGCATGGTATGTACCATGGACATAAAAAGGAGCCAACAATTATACTTGAAGCAGTTGCTTCTAAAGATCTCTGGATATGGCATTCATTCTTTGATATGCCTAGTTCACATAATGATATCAATGTGCTTCAAAGATCTCCTATATTTGCAAGGCTTGCTGAGGGAGAAGGTCCACAAGTTAATTTCAATATCAATGGCAATAATTATTCTATGGGTTATTATCTAGCAGATGGCATATATCCGTTGTGGGCCACTTTTGTGAAGACTATTCCAGAGCCTCAaggtaataaaaagaaatattttgcaAAGGCACAAGAAGCTTGTAGAAAGGATGTTGAACGGGCATTTGGGGTCCTACAATCTCAGTTTGCTATAGTTCATGGTCCGGCTCGCTTGTGGGATGAAGAGTCGCTAGAAAATATTATGAGGGCTTGCATCATAATGTATAACATGATTGTTGAAGATGAGAGAGATGAATACACTGATGAATATGATTGCGACTATGACGACATGGGAGAAAAGGTGACAATATCCCATAATAAGCGCCCGAACTAG
- the LOC120641024 gene encoding threonylcarbamoyladenosine tRNA methylthiotransferase-like — protein sequence MEDIEDVLGPAGLSGGGAPPGLRLPLAAVAVKPKRRSSRVAQTPTQPEARIPGTQTIYVKTFGCSHNQSDSEYMSGQLSAFGYAITEEPEGADLWLINTCTVKNPSQSAMTTLISKCKNANKPLVVAGCVPQGSQGLKELEGISIIGVQQIDRVVEVVEETLKGHEVRLLSRKTLPSLDLPKVRKNKFIEILPINVGCLGACTYCKTKHARGHLGSYTIDSLVDRVKTVVSEGVQEIWLSSEDTGAYGRDISTNLPNLLNAIVQELPVDRSTMLRIGMTNPPFILEHLKEIAAVLRHPCVYSFLHVPVQSGSDAILTAMNREYTVGEFRKVVDTLCELVPGMQIATDIICGFPGETDEDFAETVNLVKEYQFPQVHISQFYPRPGTPAARMKKVPSNDVKKRSRELTSVFESFSPYKGMEGKVERIWITEIATDGVHLVGHTKGYIQVLVIAPDSMLGTSANVKITSVGRWSVFGEVIEGSVVAGEAPKQTSSEPQKEHIQNQAEDAGCCATDSCGACACSDVAQHCGPERCEDIPDAPQTSGNVNQQGAVQSTLVRRNVEGSTKASESNAAQSVGKEQQVNIVTRRGVNVDTILWCGLAVSFAAIVALLVLLTGRISSTSSY from the exons atggaggacatcGAGGACGTGCTGggcccggccggcctctccggcggcggagcgcctccGGGGCTTCGCCTCCCGCTGGCCGCCGTCGCGGTCAAGCCCAAGCGCCGGTCGTCAAGGGTTGCGCAGACGCCGACGCAGCCCGAGGCGCGGATCCCCGGCACGCAG ACGATATATGTCAAGACGTTCGGGTGCTCACATAACCAG AGTGACAGTGAGTACATGTCGGGACAGCTATCGGCATTTGGATATGCTATTACTGAAGAACCCGAAGGAGCAGATTTATGGCTAATTAACAC ATGCACAGTGAAAAATCCTAGTCAATCTGCAATGACAACCCTCATATCGAAATGCAAGAACGCAAACAAACCACTAGTAGTCGCTGGATGTGTACCACAAGGAAGCCAGGGTCTCAAGGAGCTTGAAGGTATTAGTATAATTGGAGTGCAACAGATAGACCGGGTTGTTGAAGTGGTTGAGGAAACCTTAAAAGGCCATGAGGTTCGGTTACTGAGTCGGAAAACACTGCCCTCACTTGATTTACCTAAG GTAAGAAAGAACAAGTTTATCGAGATTCTTCCTATTAATGTGGGGTGTTTAGGCGCCTGCACTTACTGTAAGACAAAGCATGCTCGTGGTCATTTGGGAAGCTATACTATTGACAGCTTG GTGGATCGTGTGAAAACTGTTGTGTCTGAAGGTGTCCAAGAGATATGGTTGAGCAGTGAAGATACTGGTGCTTATG GCAGGGACATCAGTACAAATCTTCCAAATCTGTTAAATGCAATTGTCCAAGAGCTTCCTGTTGACCGAAGCACAATGCTCCGCATAGGCATGACAAACCCTCCTTTCATACTAGAGCATCTGAAGGAGATAGCTGCCGTTTTGCGTCATCCTTGTGTTTATTCTTTCCTCCATGTGCCTGTGCAGTCTGGAAGTGATGCTATTTTAACG GCCATGAATCGTGAATACACTGTTGGTGAGTTCAGGAAGGTAGTTGACACTCTGTGTGAACTTGTCCCTGGAATGCAAATTGCTACTGATATTATATGTGGCTTTCCTG GTGAGACTGATGAAGATTTTGCTGAGACTGTTAATCTCGTAAAGGAATATCAATTTCCTCAAGTCCACATATCACAGTTTTACCCCAGACCAG GGACACCTGCTGCTAGGATGAAGAAAGTGCCAAGCAATGATGTGAAGAAGCGGAGTCGTGAACTGACTTCTGTTTTTGAATCATTTTCACCCTACAAAGGAATGGAAGGCAAGGTAGAGCGAATCTGGATCACTGAGATAGCTACCGATGGTGTTCACTTG GTTGGACATACCAAGGGATATATCCAGGTGCTGGTCATTGCCCCAGATAGCATGCTAGGGACATCGGCGAATGTGAAGATCACATCAGTTGGGCGATGGTCTGTGTTCGGTGAGGTGATAGAAGGATCTGTGGTTGCAGGGGAAGCACCTAAGCAAACCAGCAGTGAACCACAGAAAGAACACATACAGAATCAGGCGGAGGATGCTGGTTGTTGTGCCACCGACTCTTGTGGCGCCTGTGCGTGCTCCGACGTCGCACAACACTGCGGCCCTGAACGATGCGAGGATATACCTGATGCACCCCAGACCAGTGGTAACGTTAATCAACAGGGGGCAGTCCAGTCTACGCTTGTCAGGAGAAACGTGGAGGGATCGACGAAAGCAAGTGAAAGCAATGCAGCACAGTCGGTAGGGAAGGAACAGCAGGTGAACATTGTAACTAGGAGAGGCGTAAACGTTGACACGATTTTGTGGTGCGGTTTGGCCGTGAGCTTCGCTGCAATTGTAGCGCTTCTTGTACTCCTTACCGGCAGGATTTCGTCGACATCCTCCTACTAG